Proteins from a genomic interval of Panthera uncia isolate 11264 chromosome C1 unlocalized genomic scaffold, Puncia_PCG_1.0 HiC_scaffold_4, whole genome shotgun sequence:
- the TRIM45 gene encoding tripartite motif-containing protein 45 isoform X2, translated as MSENRKPLLGFVGKLPSGTALGNSGKTHCPLCMGLFKAPRLLPCLHTVCTTCLEQLEPYSVVDIRGGDSDTSSEGSIFQELKPHSLQPQIGILCPVCDTQVDLPMGGVKALTIDHLAMNDVMLESLRGEGQGLVCDLCSDREVEKRCQTCRANLCHFCCQAHRRQKKTTYHTVVDLKDLKGYSRIGKPILCPVHPAEELRLFCELCDRPVCRDCVVGEHREHPYDFASNVIHKHGDSVRELLRGTQPHVEALEEALAQITEMNSALQKRVEAVAADVRTFSEGYIKAIEEHRDRLLKQLEDIRVQKENSLQLQKAQLEQLLADMRTGVEFTEHLLTSGSDLEILITKGVVVERLTKLNKVEYSAHPGVNDKIRFSPQQRAGRCRGYEVYGTINTKEVDPTKCVLQGEDLHRAREKQTASFTLLCKDAAGESMGRGGDSVHVAVVPKDKKDSPVRTLVQDNKDGTYYVSYTPKEPGIYTVLVCVKEQHVQVLFSALGLNTEGLTIHCDREEKASLTHRRVSLLHVLLQRRPENGSLCLWRHHARWVPGLWPRTQRSPRPPALVMLREVC; from the exons ATGTCAGAAAACAGGAAGCCGCTGCTGGGCTTCGTGGGCAAACTCCCCAGTGGGACTGCACTTGGGAACTCAGGCAAGACTCACTGCCCTTTGTGCATGGGGCTTTTCAAAGCCCCCAGGCTCTTGCCTTGTTTGCACACAGTTTGCACCACGTGTCTGGAGCAGCTGGAACCCTACTCGGTAGTGGACATCCGAGGGGGCGACTCTGACACAAGCTCTGAGGGGTCAATATTCCAGGAACTCAAGCCACACAGTCTGCAGCCCCAGATCGGCATCCTCTGTCCGGTATGTGACACTCAGGTGGACCTGCCCATGGGTGGAGTGAAGGCTTTAACCATAGACCACCTGGCCATGAATGACGTGATGCTGGAGAGTCTTCGTGGGGAAGGCCAGGGCCTGGTGTGTGACCTGTGCAGCGACAGGGAAGTGGAGAAGAGATGTCAGACCTGCAGAGCCAACCTCTGCCACTTCTGCTGCCAGGCTCATAG GCGGCAGAAGAAAACAACTTACCACACGGTGGTGGACCTAAAAGACTTGAAAGGCTACAGCAGGATCGGGAAGCCCATTCTGTGTCCCGTGCACCCAGCAGAGGAGCTGAGACTGTTCTGTGAGCTCTGTGACCGGCCCGTGTGCCGGGACTGCGTGGTGGGCGAGCACCGGGAGCACCCCTACGACTTCGCCAGCAACGTTATTCACAAGCACGGGGACTCCGTGCGGGAGCTTCTCAGAGGCACCCAGCCCCACGTGGAGGCCCTGGAGGAAGCCCTGGCACAGATCACAGAGATGAACAGTGCCCTCCAGAAGCGAGTGGAGGCTGTGGCAGCTGACGTGCGAACGTTCTCCGAGGGTTACATCAAGGCCATTGAGGAGCACCGGGACAGGCTGCTGAAGCAGCTGGAAGACATCCGGGTCCAGAAGGAAAACTCCCTGCAGCTGCAGAAGGCACAGCTCGAGCAGCTGCTGGCGGACATGCGGACGGGCGTGGAgttcactgagcacctgctgaCCAGTGGCTCGGACTTGGAGATCCTCATCACCAAGGGGGTGGTAGTGGAACGGCTCACGAAGCTGAACAAAGTTGAATATAGTGCCCATCCTGGAGTAAACGATAAGATACGCTTCTCTCCTCAGCAGAGAGCAGGCCGGTGCCGTGGCTATGAAGTTTATGGGACCATCAATACGAAAGAGGTCGATCCAACTAAATGTGTCCTTCAAGGAGAAG ATCTCCACAGAGCCCGGGAGAAACAGACAGCCTCTTTCACCCTGCTTTGCAAGGATGCAGCaggagagagcatgggcaggggaggagacagCGTGCACGTCGCTGTAGTCCCCAAAGATAAGAAAGACAG TCCGGTCAGAACGCTGGTACAAGATAACAAGGATGGGACGTACTATGTCTCCTATACTCCCAAGGAGCCTGGCATCTATACCGTGTTGGTCTGCGTCAAAGAGCAGCATGTGCAG GTGCTGTTCTCTGCTCTTGGTCTAAACACTGAAGGGCTCACCATTCACTGTGACCGTGAGGAAAAGGCATCGCTCACACACAGGCGTGTTTCACTGCTGCACGTTCTGCTCCAGCGGAGGCCAGAAAACGGCTCGCTGTGCCTGTGGAGGCACCATGCCAG GTGGGTACCTGGGCTGTGGCCACGGACACAAAGGTCACCCAGGCCGCCCGCACTGGTCATGCTGCGGGAAGTTTGCTGA
- the TRIM45 gene encoding tripartite motif-containing protein 45 isoform X1: MSENRKPLLGFVGKLPSGTALGNSGKTHCPLCMGLFKAPRLLPCLHTVCTTCLEQLEPYSVVDIRGGDSDTSSEGSIFQELKPHSLQPQIGILCPVCDTQVDLPMGGVKALTIDHLAMNDVMLESLRGEGQGLVCDLCSDREVEKRCQTCRANLCHFCCQAHRRQKKTTYHTVVDLKDLKGYSRIGKPILCPVHPAEELRLFCELCDRPVCRDCVVGEHREHPYDFASNVIHKHGDSVRELLRGTQPHVEALEEALAQITEMNSALQKRVEAVAADVRTFSEGYIKAIEEHRDRLLKQLEDIRVQKENSLQLQKAQLEQLLADMRTGVEFTEHLLTSGSDLEILITKGVVVERLTKLNKVEYSAHPGVNDKIRFSPQQRAGRCRGYEVYGTINTKEVDPTKCVLQGEDLHRAREKQTASFTLLCKDAAGESMGRGGDSVHVAVVPKDKKDSPVRTLVQDNKDGTYYVSYTPKEPGIYTVLVCVKEQHVQGSPFTVTVRKRHRSHTGVFHCCTFCSSGGQKTARCACGGTMPGGYLGCGHGHKGHPGRPHWSCCGKFAEKSECTWTGGESAPRSLLRTVAL, from the exons ATGTCAGAAAACAGGAAGCCGCTGCTGGGCTTCGTGGGCAAACTCCCCAGTGGGACTGCACTTGGGAACTCAGGCAAGACTCACTGCCCTTTGTGCATGGGGCTTTTCAAAGCCCCCAGGCTCTTGCCTTGTTTGCACACAGTTTGCACCACGTGTCTGGAGCAGCTGGAACCCTACTCGGTAGTGGACATCCGAGGGGGCGACTCTGACACAAGCTCTGAGGGGTCAATATTCCAGGAACTCAAGCCACACAGTCTGCAGCCCCAGATCGGCATCCTCTGTCCGGTATGTGACACTCAGGTGGACCTGCCCATGGGTGGAGTGAAGGCTTTAACCATAGACCACCTGGCCATGAATGACGTGATGCTGGAGAGTCTTCGTGGGGAAGGCCAGGGCCTGGTGTGTGACCTGTGCAGCGACAGGGAAGTGGAGAAGAGATGTCAGACCTGCAGAGCCAACCTCTGCCACTTCTGCTGCCAGGCTCATAG GCGGCAGAAGAAAACAACTTACCACACGGTGGTGGACCTAAAAGACTTGAAAGGCTACAGCAGGATCGGGAAGCCCATTCTGTGTCCCGTGCACCCAGCAGAGGAGCTGAGACTGTTCTGTGAGCTCTGTGACCGGCCCGTGTGCCGGGACTGCGTGGTGGGCGAGCACCGGGAGCACCCCTACGACTTCGCCAGCAACGTTATTCACAAGCACGGGGACTCCGTGCGGGAGCTTCTCAGAGGCACCCAGCCCCACGTGGAGGCCCTGGAGGAAGCCCTGGCACAGATCACAGAGATGAACAGTGCCCTCCAGAAGCGAGTGGAGGCTGTGGCAGCTGACGTGCGAACGTTCTCCGAGGGTTACATCAAGGCCATTGAGGAGCACCGGGACAGGCTGCTGAAGCAGCTGGAAGACATCCGGGTCCAGAAGGAAAACTCCCTGCAGCTGCAGAAGGCACAGCTCGAGCAGCTGCTGGCGGACATGCGGACGGGCGTGGAgttcactgagcacctgctgaCCAGTGGCTCGGACTTGGAGATCCTCATCACCAAGGGGGTGGTAGTGGAACGGCTCACGAAGCTGAACAAAGTTGAATATAGTGCCCATCCTGGAGTAAACGATAAGATACGCTTCTCTCCTCAGCAGAGAGCAGGCCGGTGCCGTGGCTATGAAGTTTATGGGACCATCAATACGAAAGAGGTCGATCCAACTAAATGTGTCCTTCAAGGAGAAG ATCTCCACAGAGCCCGGGAGAAACAGACAGCCTCTTTCACCCTGCTTTGCAAGGATGCAGCaggagagagcatgggcaggggaggagacagCGTGCACGTCGCTGTAGTCCCCAAAGATAAGAAAGACAG TCCGGTCAGAACGCTGGTACAAGATAACAAGGATGGGACGTACTATGTCTCCTATACTCCCAAGGAGCCTGGCATCTATACCGTGTTGGTCTGCGTCAAAGAGCAGCATGTGCAG GGCTCACCATTCACTGTGACCGTGAGGAAAAGGCATCGCTCACACACAGGCGTGTTTCACTGCTGCACGTTCTGCTCCAGCGGAGGCCAGAAAACGGCTCGCTGTGCCTGTGGAGGCACCATGCCAG GTGGGTACCTGGGCTGTGGCCACGGACACAAAGGTCACCCAGGCCGCCCGCACTGGTCATGCTGCGGGAAGTTTGCTGAGAAGTCGGAATGCACATGGACAGGTGGGGAGAGTGCACCGAGGAGTCTACTCAGGACCGTAGCCCTCTGA